The Streptomyces vinaceus genome contains the following window.
CATCGAGCTCTGCCGGCGCCTTGACCCCTGGTGCGAGCCCGGCCGCCTCACCCTGATCGCCCGCATGGGCGCCGACCTCGTCGCCGAGCGCCTGCCCGCGCTGGTGGACGCGGTACGGCAGGCCGGACACCCGGTGATCTGGCTGACCGACCCCATGCACGGCAACACCTTCTCCGCCCCCGGCGGTCACAAGACCCGGCTCGTCGAGACCGTCGTCAAGGAGATCCAGGGCTTCCAGGCGGCCGTGGCCCAGGGCGGCGGCGTGGCGGGCGGACTCCACCTGGAGACCACCCCGGACGACGTCACCGAGTGCGCGACCGCCGAGGACCAGCTGCACACGGTCGGAGACAAGTACACGAGCCTGTGCGACCCCCGCCTCAACCCGAACCAGGCCTACGCCGTGGTGACGCAATGGCGAGCCTGAACCAGCAGGGAGATTGGACATGGAGAACAAGGTCGCCCTCGTCACAGGAGCCGCGGGAGGCATCGGTCTTGCCGTAGCCCGCCGGCTCGCCGAAGAGGGCGCGACGGTGGCCGCGGTCGACCGGGACGCCGACCGGCTGCGGGAATCGGTGGAGAAACTGGTCGCCGACGGGCTGGACGTCCACGCCCACCCGGCCGACGTCACCGTCACCGCGCAGGTCGAGGCCGTCGTCGACGCGGTCGAGACGGAACTGGGCCCGCTGGACTTCCTCGTCAACACGGCCGGGATCCTGCGCCTGGGCGAGGTACGGGACTTCAGCGACGAGGACTGGCTGCAGACCTTCGAGGTCAACGTCAGCGGCGTCTTCCGGCTGTCCCGCGCCGCCGTCAACCGGATGATCCCCCGCAACCGCGGGGCCATCGTCACGGTCGCCTCGAACGCCTCCGGCACCCCGCGCACCGCCATGGGCGCGTACGGAGCCTCCAAGGCCGCCGCGACCATGCTCACCAAGACGCTCGGCCTGGAGGTGGCCAAGCACAACATCCGCTGCAACATCGTCGCCCCCGGCTCCACCGACACGGCGATGCTCGCCTCCATGTGGGAGGACGAGCAGGGCCCCGCGAGGACCATCGCGGGCAGCCCCGAGTCCTTCAAGGTCGGCATCCCGCTCGGCAAGCTCGCCCGGACCAACGACATCGCCGAATCCGTGATCTTCCTGCTCTCCGACCGCGCGGCGCACATCACCCTGCACGTCCTCACCGTGGACGGCGGAGCCACGCTCGGCGCGTGAGCCCGGCCCCGCCGCTCCCGCCCACCCCATCCACTCCTGCGCACCCCTTTTGAGGAACAGACATCCGAGAGGACAGTCATGGCCGGCATACCGACCATCGAGCCCTATCCCCTCCCGACCGCGGGAGACATTCCCCCGTCCGTACCGCAGTGGACCTTCGACCCTGACCGGGCCGTACTGCTCGTCCACGACATGCAGCGCTACTTCCTCGCGCCGTTCCCCGACGCGCTGCGCGCCGAGCTGACGGACAACGCCGTCCTGCTGCGGGAGCACTTCAAGGCCCACGGCGCCCCCGTCGCCTACACCGCCCAGCCCGGCGGCATGACCCCCGAGCAGCGCGGGCTGCTCGCCGACATCTGGGGCCCGGGGATGCGTACGACGCCCGAGGACCGCGAGGTGGTCCCCGCGCTCGCGCCCGCCCCCGAGGACTGGGTCTGCACCAAGTGGCGCTACAGCGCCTTCTTCAACACCGACCTGCTGGAGCGCATGCGCGCGGCCGGCCGGGACCAGCTCGTCATCTGCGGCGTCTACGCCCACGTCGGAGTGCTGACCACGGCCATCGAGTCCTTCAGCCACGACATCCAGACCTTCCTGGTCGCTGACGCGACCGGCGACTTCAGCGAGCTGGAGCACCGGCTGGCCATCGACTACGCGTCCAAGCGGTGCGCGGTCGTCACCACCGCCAAGGAGATCGCGGGATGACCTCACCCCTGCTGGCCCGCATCCTGGGCCCCAACCCACCCCCCTTCGCCCTTCTCTACCGTCCCGAGGCCACCGGTCCCGGAATCCTCGACGTGATCATCGGCGAGAGCGCCACCGTCGACTCGCTGGCGCATCTCCGTGCGTCAGGTGCCGCGGACGGAGCGGACGGAGCGCACGGACGGACCACGTCGGCCGGGCCGGCCGCGGGCGGCGCCCGGCACGAGGTGCTCGCCCTCGTCCCGTACCGGCAGATCTCCGAGCGGGGCTTCGCCGCCCCCGAGGAGGACACCCCGCTGGTCGCGATGACCGTCACCGGACAGGAGCGGATCTCGCTGGTCGAGGCGCTCGCCCGGATCCCCGACCTGCCGATCGAGCTCGAAGGAGGAGCGTTCGACGTCTCCGACGAGGAGTACGCGGACACCGTGCGCCGGGTGATCGCCGACGAGATCGGCGAGGGCGCGGGCGCCAACTTCGTCCTGAAGCGGTCCTGGACCACCGGCATCCGCGCGTACTCCACCGGCCACGCCCTGACCCTCTTCCGGCGGCTGCTGGAGCGCGAGTCCGGGGCGTACTGGACCTTCGTCGTGCACACCGGCGAACGCACCCTCGTCGGCGCCAGCCCCGAGCGGCACGTCAGCCTGCGCGAGGGCACCGCCGTCATGAACCCGATCAGCGGCACGTACCGCTACCCGGCGGCCGGGCCCTCGCTGCCGGAGGTCATGGACTTCCTCGCCGACACCAAGGAGGTCGACGAGCTCTACATGGTGGTGGACGAGGAACTCAAGATGATGGCCCGGATCTGCGAGGGCGGTGCCCGCGTCGACGGCCCGTACCTCAAGGAGATGGCCCGCCTCGCCCACACCGAGTACTTCATCGAGGGACGCAGTACGCGCCCCCCGGAGGAGATCCTGCGCGAGACCCTGTTCGCCCCGACCGTCACCGGCAGCCCGCTGGAGAGCGCGGCCCAGGTGATCGCCAAGTACGAGCCCCGGGGCCGGGGTTACTACAGCGGCGTGCTGGCGCTGATCGGCCGCGACGAGCAGGGCGGCGACGCCCTCGACTCCTCCATCCTGATCCGCACGGCCGACATCGGCGCCGGCGGCGAGGTCCGCATCGGGGTGGGCGCCACCCTCGTACGCCATTCCGATCCCTGGTCGGAGGTGGCCGAGACCGCCGCCAAGGCGGCCGGGCTGCTCGCGGCCCTCGAATCGGGGGGCGGCAAGACCCGCTTCGCCACCCATCCCACCGTCCGCGCGGCCCTGGAGGACCGCAACCGCACCATCGCCGGCTACTGGCTCAAGGAGGACCAGGACCGGGCGGCCGTCGATCCGGAGCTGGCCGGCCGGACCGTGCTGGTGATCGACGCCGAGGACACGTTCACGGCGATGATCGCCCGCCAGCTCGACTCCATCGGGCTGGACGTGACGATCCGCCGGTACGACGAGCCGTACTCCTTCGACGGACACGACCTGGTGGTGATGGGCCCCGGCCCGGGCGACCCCCGGGACGGGGCCCACCCCAAGATCGCCCACCTGCGCACGGCGATACGGCACCTGCTGGACGAGCGGCGGCCCTTCCTGGCCGTCTGCCTCAGCCACCAGGTGCTCTCCACGGCGCTCGGCTTCGACCTGGTCCGCCGCAGCGAGCCCAACCAGGGCGTGCAGAAGGAGATCGACTTCTTCGGCAGACCCGAACGGGTGGGTTTCTACAACACCTTCGCCGCCCGCTCGCTCGGCGATTCGGCCGTCGTGCCCGGTGTCGGGCTCGTGGACATCAGCCGGGATCCGCAGACCGGCGAGGTGCACGCCCTGCGCGGGCCGCACTTCGCCTCCATGCAGTTCCACGCGGAGTCGGTGCTGACACAGAACGGACCGCGCATCACCGGGGACCTGCTGGCCTCGCTGACCGCGCGGATGCTCGCCGCCTGACGCGGCGCGGGGCGGTCCGGCATGCCCGGACCGCCCCGCGGCCCCGTACCTGACAAGGTCCCGAAGACGCCGTTGTCGGCATTTCCGCGGGACGGAACCATGAGTTTCACGCAGTGTTGAGGAGTCGTAGAAATGATCACGACGGGAAATCACGGTGCGCGCAATGCTTTTTCGGTGGGCGTGCTCGGTACGGGGTCGTACGTACCGGCTCATGTCGTTTCCAACGAAGAAGTCGGAGCGCCGGCCGGAGTCGATCACGAATGGATACTCGGCAAGACGGGAATACGCGAGCGGCGTTGGGCGAAGCCCGATGAAGCAACATCCGATCTCGCGGTGATCGCGGGCCGGGCGGCGCTGGAGAGCGCCGGCATCCGCGCCCGGCAGCTGTCGTTCATCGTGGTGGCGACGTCCACCCCCGACCAGCCCCAGCCGCCGACCGCGGCCGTGGTCGCCGCCGAACTCGGCGCCGACCAGGGCACGGCCGCCTTCGACGTCAACGGCGTCTGCACGGGCTTCCTGTTCGCCCTGGCCACGGCCCAGGGCATGCTCGCGTCCGCCACCGGCGAGGGCTACGCCCTCGTCATCGGCGCCGACGTGTACTCCCGGATCCTCAATCGGGAGGACCGGCGTACCACGATCCTGTTCGGTGACGGCGCCGGCGCCGTCGTCCTCGGCCCGGCGGCCGGGGAAGGGCGCGGCGTCCTGGCGAACCGGCTGGCCAGCTTCGCGGCCGACCGCCACCTCATCGAGGTCCCCGGCGGCGGCAGCCGCATTCCGACCACCGCCGAAACCCTCGCCGAGGGACTCCAGTACTTCACGATGAACGGCCGCGGCGTCCGCGATTTCGTCGCCGCGAACGTCCCTCCCGCAATCGACGCATTCCTTTCGGAAAACGACCTCACACCCGCGGACATCGCGCACTTCGTTCCGCACCAGGCCAACGGGCGCATGCTCGAAAACCTCTCCGAGGAAATCGGCGTGGGCACCGACCGCACCTGGACGACGTACGAGAGGTACGGCAACACCGGCTCCGCCTCCGTCCCGATCACCCTCGACCGCGCGGCGCGCTCCGGCCGGCTGGCCGACGGCGACCTGGTCCTGCTCGCGGGCTTCGGCGGCGGCATGGCCCTGGGTCTGTCGCTCATCCGCTGGTAGCCCCTCCCCCCGAGGACCCCCCTCCCCGCCCTCCCCCGTCCCGGGGGGCGACACCCTTCAAGGAGATTCCATGCTGGACGCAACCCCGATCGACGACGCCCGGGTCGACGCCTACCTCACCCGGATCGGCGCGAGCCGGCCCGCGCAGCCCGACCTGGCCGGCCTGCGCCACCTGGCCGAGCGCGCCGTGCTGTCGGTCCCGTTCGAGAACCTCGACTACCACCTCGAAGGCCGCGAGATCCACATGGACAAGCGGTCCGTGGACAAGGTGGCGATCGACAACCGCGGCGGCGGCTGCTACGAGGTCAACCCGGCGCTCGGCTTCGTGCTGGAGGCCCTCGGCTACGAGGTCGACATCCTGCCGGGCCGCGTGCACCGCCCGGAGGGCGTGGGGCCGTTCCTCGGCCACCTCGCCCTCAAGGTCACCATCGGCGACGACGCCTACCTCGTCGACACCGGCT
Protein-coding sequences here:
- a CDS encoding 2,3-dihydro-2,3-dihydroxybenzoate dehydrogenase, with the protein product MENKVALVTGAAGGIGLAVARRLAEEGATVAAVDRDADRLRESVEKLVADGLDVHAHPADVTVTAQVEAVVDAVETELGPLDFLVNTAGILRLGEVRDFSDEDWLQTFEVNVSGVFRLSRAAVNRMIPRNRGAIVTVASNASGTPRTAMGAYGASKAAATMLTKTLGLEVAKHNIRCNIVAPGSTDTAMLASMWEDEQGPARTIAGSPESFKVGIPLGKLARTNDIAESVIFLLSDRAAHITLHVLTVDGGATLGA
- a CDS encoding isochorismatase family protein, encoding MAGIPTIEPYPLPTAGDIPPSVPQWTFDPDRAVLLVHDMQRYFLAPFPDALRAELTDNAVLLREHFKAHGAPVAYTAQPGGMTPEQRGLLADIWGPGMRTTPEDREVVPALAPAPEDWVCTKWRYSAFFNTDLLERMRAAGRDQLVICGVYAHVGVLTTAIESFSHDIQTFLVADATGDFSELEHRLAIDYASKRCAVVTTAKEIAG
- a CDS encoding anthranilate synthase family protein — its product is MTSPLLARILGPNPPPFALLYRPEATGPGILDVIIGESATVDSLAHLRASGAADGADGAHGRTTSAGPAAGGARHEVLALVPYRQISERGFAAPEEDTPLVAMTVTGQERISLVEALARIPDLPIELEGGAFDVSDEEYADTVRRVIADEIGEGAGANFVLKRSWTTGIRAYSTGHALTLFRRLLERESGAYWTFVVHTGERTLVGASPERHVSLREGTAVMNPISGTYRYPAAGPSLPEVMDFLADTKEVDELYMVVDEELKMMARICEGGARVDGPYLKEMARLAHTEYFIEGRSTRPPEEILRETLFAPTVTGSPLESAAQVIAKYEPRGRGYYSGVLALIGRDEQGGDALDSSILIRTADIGAGGEVRIGVGATLVRHSDPWSEVAETAAKAAGLLAALESGGGKTRFATHPTVRAALEDRNRTIAGYWLKEDQDRAAVDPELAGRTVLVIDAEDTFTAMIARQLDSIGLDVTIRRYDEPYSFDGHDLVVMGPGPGDPRDGAHPKIAHLRTAIRHLLDERRPFLAVCLSHQVLSTALGFDLVRRSEPNQGVQKEIDFFGRPERVGFYNTFAARSLGDSAVVPGVGLVDISRDPQTGEVHALRGPHFASMQFHAESVLTQNGPRITGDLLASLTARMLAA
- a CDS encoding 3-oxoacyl-ACP synthase III family protein; translation: MITTGNHGARNAFSVGVLGTGSYVPAHVVSNEEVGAPAGVDHEWILGKTGIRERRWAKPDEATSDLAVIAGRAALESAGIRARQLSFIVVATSTPDQPQPPTAAVVAAELGADQGTAAFDVNGVCTGFLFALATAQGMLASATGEGYALVIGADVYSRILNREDRRTTILFGDGAGAVVLGPAAGEGRGVLANRLASFAADRHLIEVPGGGSRIPTTAETLAEGLQYFTMNGRGVRDFVAANVPPAIDAFLSENDLTPADIAHFVPHQANGRMLENLSEEIGVGTDRTWTTYERYGNTGSASVPITLDRAARSGRLADGDLVLLAGFGGGMALGLSLIRW